One Fusobacterium varium genomic window, TTGTCATATTTACCAATAGAAAATCACTTGCCTTTTCTATCTTCTCTAGCTTTATAACCTTAAAATAAAGCATTACAAATAAAAGTAACATTCCATTTATAGTTCCAGGCAATGGAAATTTTAAAACTTCTGCCATAAGAACACCAATATAATTAATAATAAAAATAATTAAAAATTCTTGTATCATTTTTTCCTCCTGAATATTGATAAAAGATATTTTAGCACTATTTGTTCAGAATTGCAAAAAATTTCAAATATATTTTTTTCTTTGAACATAAAAAGGCTGATTTCAAACGAATCAGCCCTCAAAATTTTTTATTTACTATTTAGTTGGTTTCATTTGTGGGAATAGTAATACGTCTCTAATAGACTCAGATTGAGTTAATAACATGATTAATCTGTCTACTCCAATTCCCATTCCTCCTGTAGGTGGTAATCCATATTCTAGAGCTTCTACGAAGTCATCGTCGATTACTGGAGTTGCTTCATCGTTTCCTCTTTCAGCTTCTTCAACTTGATCTTCAAATCTTCCTCTTTGATCTGCTGGATCTTGTAATTCTGAGAAAGCATTTGCATATTCTCTAGCATCTATAAATAGTTCAAATCTATCTGTAAATCTTGAATCTTCTTCATTTCTCTTAGAAAGTGGAGAAATTTCTACTGGGTGTCCATATACAAATGTAGGTTGAACTATTGTTTCTTCACATTTTTCTTCAAAGAATTGGTTTACTACATGTCCTACTGTATTCATATGTGGAGCTATTTCTACATGATGTTCTTTTGCTAAAGCTTTAGCTTCTTCAAAAGTCATATCTTTATTCCAGAAGTCAACACCTGTAACTTCTTTTATTAAATCTACCATGTGTATTCTTTTGAAGTTTTCAAGAACTAGAGTTTTTCCATTGTATTCAACAGTTGTAGTTCCTAAAACTTTTTTAGCTAGAGTTGTTATAATTTCTTCAGCTAAGTCCATCATATCTGTATAATCAGCATAAGCTTGGTACATTTCGATCATTGTAAATTCTGGGTTGTGTCTTGTATCCATTCCTTCATTTCTGAAGTTTCTTCCTAGTTCGTAAACTCTTTCAAGTCCTCCAACTATAAGTCTCTTTAAGTATAGTTCTGGAGCTATTCTCATATATAGATCCATATCTAGTGTATTATGGTGAGTGATAAATGGTCTAGCTGCTGCTCCTCCAAGAATTGGGTGCATTAATGGAGTTTCAACTTCTAAGAATCCTTTATTATCAAGAATTTCTCTTATTCCTCTGATGATTTGAGTTCTTTTAATAAAAGTATCTCTTACATCTTTATTCATTATTAAGTCTACATATCTTTTTCTATATCTAGTTTCTACATCTGTTAATCCGTGGAATTTTTCAGGTAGAGCTCTTAAATTTTTAGAAAGTAATTCTAATGAACTTGCTCTTAAAGTAAGTTCTCCTGTTTTAGTGATGAAGATTTCTCCTTCTACACCAATTATATCTCCTACTCCAATTTTCTTAACTATTTCAAAAACTTGTTCTCCAAGTGCATCTTGTCTTAAATATACTTGAATTCTTCCTGAACGATCTTCTATATGAACGAATACAGCTTTTCCCTTTCCTCTGTATGCCATTATTCTTCCTGCAGTTTTATATATTAAGTTTTCCTCAGGAGTATGAGTTAAAATGTCCCCTACCATGTACTTCTTATCGAACTTATGCCCAAAAGGGTTTACTCCTAATTCTTTTAACTCGTCTACTTTTTTCCATTGTTCCATGACTAAGCTCTCTTTAGCCACTCTGTCAAAATATCTTTCCATGGTTCTCTCCTTATAAATTTATTTTAATTTAAGCAAATATATACTACTTTTTGTACTCCAAGAAGTATTAGGATAATTTTGTCTTACATAAGTAAAATAATTTCTTGCTTCTTCTTTGTTTCCAAGATTTGCATAGGCTATTGCCATATTATAATATATTTCTGCCTTTTTGTCATTGCTTTTTTCTAAAGATAGTGCTTTCTTAAAATTTTCCACTGCCTTTTTATAATTTTCAACTTGTATACTACTTTGACCTATATAATAGTATAATTGATTACTTTCTTCATAATCCTTGTTAATTTCACTAGCTCTTTGAAAATGTACAAGTGCTTCTACATAATTTCCATTGTTATAACTACTCTCTCCATTTGATAGGAAGTTTTTAAATTGTGTGTAATTTTGATTTTCTATGTTTTCCATAGCATTTTCCATAGTTCCATCAGTAGGAGCAAATATTCCAAAAATTCCTCCTAATATCTCTGGAGAAACACCCTCTATTGTTCCGTTAAGATATTGATTTCCTTTGTTAATATCTCCATTTTTTAGATACCAATTTCCAATAAATTCAGCCAACTCTTTACTAGGAGTAGTTTTAAAATATTTCTCTAAAAACTCAATTTCATCTTTAGTAGCTATATTTTTTGTAGTAATTATATTTTTTAAAGTTTCATTTAAAATACTATTTTCTTCATTAAATTCTAGCATCATAGAATCTAATTTTATATTTTTTTCTCCTGAAAGTGAAAGCGCATCTATTATGCTTAATTTATCATGTTCATCAAGGTTTCCAAATTTCTTTAAAAAATTAAGCTCCTCTTTAACAACTCTATTATTTCCAGCCTTACTTGCTACTTCAATCAACATAAAAGATATCTCTTTATCTCTAAAACTATCTGGAAATGCTATTCTATGTAAAGCAACACTATCTTGTAATAATTTTAAATTACTCATAGCATAATTTTTTAGAATTATATCATAATTATTTTGTTCCGTAAATCTATATTTTAATTTATTTGATATTGTAATTCTTCTAGTTATATCCCCTAAAGATCTTAATTCTACTTCAAAATCCCCTTGGTATATGCTTCTAAATACAAGATTTGTTCCTTTTATTCCCAACTCATAAGAGATATTTTTAGGATAATTTAAAAGTTTAAAGTCATCTTCAGCTTTTAAAGGAACTATTAGATAATCTCCTACATATACTTCAAAATTACTTCCGTTGTATCTTTCTGAATAACTTTTTGTTTTTCCTGTTCTTAAATTTTGAGAAATAACTTGTAATAATCCTGGTGCATCTGTTGTAGTTAATACTATACTTTCTTGCTCTAAAGGAGTACTCTCCCCACTCATACTACTCCAAATATTGTCTATATCTGTATTTTGAGGAAGTCCAGTACAACTATACATAGTTAGCAAAATTAATAAAAATCCTATTATTTTCATTTTTCCTCCTAATTACTTAAAATAGGGCATATAAATTTTGCCCTATTTCAAATAGTTTAATACTCTTTTATAGTTATAGAGATAAGATTAACTTCTTCTCCACCATCTAATATTTTGTAAGTAAAATCTAAAATATTATCCTTATAGCTTAAATTTTCCCCTTTTAGAGTGAATTCTTTTTTAAATCCCTCTCCATAATATACAAATTCTGTTTTTCTTTTCATATCTACATCTAAAATAGTAGCAATACCATTGTTATCTCTATCAATAATCACTCTATCTTTTAAAACAGAAATTTTACATTTTCCAAGCTTACTAAGATACTCATACTCTACAGCTTCAGAAGTTTCAATTTTTTTTCCTGTTACTATCTCATAACTTTTCTCATTGTAACTATCAAGACTTCTAATAATAAATCTACTCATTAATAATAATCCTCTTCATCTCCATCATAGTAATCTTCATTATCAAATTTATCTCCGTAATCTTCATCTTCTCTATCGTAGTACTCATCTTCTTCATAGTCCCCAATATCTTCTCCTAAAAGATATTCCTCTTTCCAATAGTCGATTACTTCACTAGCATCTCCATCATCTAAGATTTCAAGTTCCTCTTCATCTTCATCATAAAGGAATACATGAACATCCCCATCAAAATCCTCTGCTATAATATACTCCTTATCCCCCATTATAACATTCTCTAGTACATGTAATTCATACTCCTCATCATCGATATCATAATAAAAAGTTTCTCCTTGTGAATACATAACTTCTTCCCTCCTAAATTTTTTTTAACTTAACATTATAATTTTATGATATTTTATAATTATTTATGATATTTTGTATTTTTTAATATGCTAAACCATCTGTAAATCTGTTCTGTTAAAATAAGTCTCATCAATTGGTGTGGAAATGTCATCTTTGAAAAACTAAGTTTCATTTGTGAAGCTCTTCTTACACTTTCAGAGACCCCATATGAACCTCCAATGATAAAATTAATACTACTTACACCATTAACAGTTAATCTTTCTATCTCCTCAGCCATCTCCTCTGATGAATAATTTTTTCCTTGTATATCTAACAATATATTATATCCACCTATTTTTTCAAGAGTTTTTAAAATTTCCTCTCCCTCTTTCTCAATAGATATATTTCTATTATTGTCATTTCCATCTTCTTTAAGTTCTATAATTCTCATTTTAGCAAAAGATTGCATTCTTTTCAAGAACTCATTTATTCCATCTATAATATATTTCTCTTTTACCTTTCCTACACATACAATAGATATGTTCAAAATTTTCTCCTTTTCATATTTTTATTATATTTATTTTCTTTTAAATAATTTTTCTAAATCATTCATTGTTATTTTTATTATGATTGGTCTACCATGAGGACAAGTATATTCACCTATCTCATGAAGTTCTTCTACCATAATTTCCATCTCTTCTTGTGTCAGTTTTTCATTTGCCTTTACAGCTCCTCTACAAGACATTGA contains:
- a CDS encoding CidA/LrgA family protein, whose amino-acid sequence is MIQEFLIIFIINYIGVLMAEVLKFPLPGTINGMLLLFVMLYFKVIKLEKIEKASDFLLVNMTIFFMPPSVKLIESLYLLKTGIFKIIFILIFTTILTMIVTGLTVQYMIERKEKKYGKLN
- the lysS gene encoding lysine--tRNA ligase produces the protein MERYFDRVAKESLVMEQWKKVDELKELGVNPFGHKFDKKYMVGDILTHTPEENLIYKTAGRIMAYRGKGKAVFVHIEDRSGRIQVYLRQDALGEQVFEIVKKIGVGDIIGVEGEIFITKTGELTLRASSLELLSKNLRALPEKFHGLTDVETRYRKRYVDLIMNKDVRDTFIKRTQIIRGIREILDNKGFLEVETPLMHPILGGAAARPFITHHNTLDMDLYMRIAPELYLKRLIVGGLERVYELGRNFRNEGMDTRHNPEFTMIEMYQAYADYTDMMDLAEEIITTLAKKVLGTTTVEYNGKTLVLENFKRIHMVDLIKEVTGVDFWNKDMTFEEAKALAKEHHVEIAPHMNTVGHVVNQFFEEKCEETIVQPTFVYGHPVEISPLSKRNEEDSRFTDRFELFIDAREYANAFSELQDPADQRGRFEDQVEEAERGNDEATPVIDDDFVEALEYGLPPTGGMGIGVDRLIMLLTQSESIRDVLLFPQMKPTK
- a CDS encoding tetratricopeptide repeat protein; translation: MKIIGFLLILLTMYSCTGLPQNTDIDNIWSSMSGESTPLEQESIVLTTTDAPGLLQVISQNLRTGKTKSYSERYNGSNFEVYVGDYLIVPLKAEDDFKLLNYPKNISYELGIKGTNLVFRSIYQGDFEVELRSLGDITRRITISNKLKYRFTEQNNYDIILKNYAMSNLKLLQDSVALHRIAFPDSFRDKEISFMLIEVASKAGNNRVVKEELNFLKKFGNLDEHDKLSIIDALSLSGEKNIKLDSMMLEFNEENSILNETLKNIITTKNIATKDEIEFLEKYFKTTPSKELAEFIGNWYLKNGDINKGNQYLNGTIEGVSPEILGGIFGIFAPTDGTMENAMENIENQNYTQFKNFLSNGESSYNNGNYVEALVHFQRASEINKDYEESNQLYYYIGQSSIQVENYKKAVENFKKALSLEKSNDKKAEIYYNMAIAYANLGNKEEARNYFTYVRQNYPNTSWSTKSSIYLLKLK
- the rlmH gene encoding 23S rRNA (pseudouridine(1915)-N(3))-methyltransferase RlmH, which produces MNISIVCVGKVKEKYIIDGINEFLKRMQSFAKMRIIELKEDGNDNNRNISIEKEGEEILKTLEKIGGYNILLDIQGKNYSSEEMAEEIERLTVNGVSSINFIIGGSYGVSESVRRASQMKLSFSKMTFPHQLMRLILTEQIYRWFSILKNTKYHK